The Mesorhizobium sp. INR15 region TTTTCAGCGCGGGCATGATGGCGTCCTGACGTTGATTGGCTGGTTGGGAATTACTTGCCCATGATCTTCATGGCCTGAGCGAAGAAGTCGTCGGCGCGCTTGTCGTCGTCGGCGTTGCAGCGCTCGACGCCCTTGGCTTCCAGGTCCGCGACCTTCGTCTTGTCGTCGGCGCTGAGCGTTGCCGTTGCCTCGGCGGCGCGCAGGGTTTTCAGTGTGTCTTCGCAAGGCGCGGTTGCCGCGGACGCGGATGAGAGCGGGCCTGAGACCGCGACCGCCGCGAGAGCAGCGGCAAGAATAAGTTTCTTCATGTGAGGTTTCCCCTTTGAGGCCGGCTTGCCGCCGGGTTCCGTTGATTCCCGGCAAGGCAGGCCGGTATCAGCAAGGTAGGGACGCGACTTCACCTCCATCTGTCCCAGGGGTTACAATTTCGTAAGAATGGAGGCAGGTTCCGCAAAGCCTCTTTACGGATGCCTCGCGGCCAGCCGATAGAAGAACGCGATGGCATTGCCCGGCCATCGGGATTGTGATCAATGCTCTTCGGTCAGCCTAAGCCAAGGAAACCGCAATGACCTATGCGTCTCTCAAGCCGGCCTCGGAGGCTTTTCTCCAGCACAAGCGGATCATCTTTGTCCGCGTCGCGGCGGTGCTCGCGGTGGTCTTGCTGTTCTGCGCCAAGCCGGCCCTGATCGAGGGATCGGACGGGCATGAGATGCTTGAGTTTATCGGCTTGAGTCTGGTGCTGGTCTGCGTCGCCGGGCGGCTATGGAGCATTCTCTATGTTGGCGGCAAGAAGAACCAGGAGCTGGTTTCGAAGGGGCCGTTTTCGATAACCCAGAACCCGCTTTATTTCTTCTCCACGGTCGGAGCCTTCGGCATCGGCCTGATCTACGGTTCGGTGCTGGCGGCCGTGGCACTCGGCCTCGCCAGCTTTGTCATCTTCAGCGTCACCGCGCGCAAGGAAGCCGAGTTTCTGTTCGGCAAGTTTGGTCCTGCCTACCTCGCCTATGCACAGCGCACGCCGCGGTTCTGGCCCAATCCGTTGCTTTACCGCGATCAGGATGAGATTCAGTTCTCGACGCGGGCCTTGCGGCGGACCTTTTATGACGGGCTCTATTTCCTGGCGCTTTTCCCGGCCATCGAAGCCGTCGAATATCTCAGGGCGAGCGGCCTCTTCCCGGCATTGCTGACGCTGTACTGAGCGCCGCTGTGAATGGCGGGTGGCGCAAGCTCTGACGTTCACCCGCACCCCCACCGCCTTGAACCGGCCAGGCCGGTCTCTTGCTTGAGCAAGATCTTTTCCGAAAACCGGTACCCACTTTTCGGGATCATGCTCTAGCTGCCAAGCGGATGCGGCATGTAGCCCACGAAGCCTGCTATCTTCCAGCTGCCTTGCACCTTGCTGCAGAAATAGAGCGTCTGCCATTTCAGCCTGTCGACGCTACCATCCGTCTTGGCAACGGAACCGTCGAACTTCTTGTGCAGCACGGCGCGGTCGCCGTTTACGTCGATGTCGCGCATGTTGGTGACGCGAAAAAGCGCCTCGCGCAGCGGTTCGGCGAATTTGGTCGCGGCGGTTTCCTTGGCCTGGCGAAGCCATTCGTCGCGATAGACGGTCAGCGTCGGGAACTGCAGCCGCCAGGCGTCGGCATTGCTGAGGAAATGTGCGTGCATGCCGAAGAAGCTCGCGGCAACGAAGTCGTCCTCGACCATCGACCAGTCCTGGCTGATGAAGGCATCGATGTCGCGCCGCACCAGCATTTCCCAGAGCGCGTGACGGTCGGCGTCGCCGACGGGAAAGGGGTTCTTGTCGAAATCCATTGCTATTCTCCTGTCTATGACTGTGGTGCGGGTGGCCGTTCAGCCACCGATCTGGTCCAGAAACGGCAGGTTGCCCGCCATCAGGCCGGCGTCGACATTCAAGGTCGTGCCGGTAATGCCGCTGGCGAAGGGCGATGCCAAGAAGGCGGCGGCGCGGGCGACCTCGGCCGGCTCCACGAGTCTTCCTAGCGGGTAGAGCTTGCCGACCGTGGCCATGATCTCCGGCTTCCCGGCCAGCCGATGCTCCCAGGCTCCGGTCCTGATCGAGCCGGGCACGACGGCATTTGCCCGGATGTTGTTGCGGCCCTCCTCGGTGGCGATTGCGCGCATCCAGGCATTCAGCGCCGCCTTGGCGGCGGCATAGGCGGGGTTGCCGAAATGCGCCTGTGCATTGACTGAGGAGATGAACACGAAGGCCGCCCCCAGCGGCTGGTTGCGCATTGCCGGCAGCAGCGCTTTCGACAGAAGCGCGGCGCTGCGAAAATTCAAATCCATCTCGTGGTCGAGCGCGGCGGTCGAGACATCGGCGAGGGTTTCGGCGCGCGTCCAGCCGGCGTTGGAAATCACCGCCGCCGGCGCGGCGTCGCGGCTGACCCGGGTGGCGAAGTCCTCGACGGCCTTGTCGTCAAGCAGATCGAAATGGTGGGCCTCGGCAATTCCGCTCGCCGTGAGGTCCATCTCGTCGCGATCGGCGGCAATGACCCTTGCGCCGCATGCCGAGAGAATTTCGACCAGGGCACCGCCGACACCGCCGCCAGCACCGGTCACGATCACGTTGCGACCGCCGAAATCGATCATGCCATTCCCCGCCTGACTGGTGTTCCCATCCAATCCTCTCTCGCCGAGCCGCTGGATGCAATCAACTGAAAGACAGGATGCTGTTGCGCCTGTAATAAAGCAACACAAACTCCAAAAATATGTTGCTTTCCAACAGGGCCTCTATCAGGATCGTGCCGATAGGCGTAGACGACCGGCCAGCAAATGGGGTCAAATCGCGCGGCCAGAGGAAATCCGCCGAACGGCACAAGCGATATCCCATAAGCCAGGTGTGTCCCCATCAGCTCAACAGGAGATCTTTCTTGCCCAAGCAATGTTTTGGAACATCCCATGTCCCCTTGTCGCCCGCCGTCCGCGCCGGCGACTTTGTCTACATCTCGGGCCAGGTTCCGGTCGGCGGTGACGGGCTCGTCGTCAAGGGCGGCATATCGGAGCAGACCGAACAGGTGCTCGCCAACGTCACGGCGGCACTGGCCCTGGCCGGCTGCACCATGGACGATGTCGTCAAGACGACGGTCTGGCTGGAAGACGCGCGCGACTTCGGCGCCTTCAATGTCGTCTATGCCAGGCATTTTCCAAAGAACCCGCCGGCTCGCACCACTGTGGAATCGCGGCTGATGATCGACATCAAGATCGAGGTCGAGGCCGTCGCCTACAGGCCGGTCTGACGCCGCCTTCCGCCTTCCGCAAACAGGAACCACTCGCCGATGCGTGTCTTCACAGCCTCGCTTGCTACCGAGACCAACACTTTCTCGCCGGTATCGACCGACCGGTCGTCCTTCGAGATGGCGTTTTACGCGCCACCTGGAAAACATCCGGAAACGCCGACACTCTGCTCGGCGCCGATACCTGTGCTGCGGCGTCGGGCCAAGGCCGAGGGCTTCACGCTGATCGAGGGTACGGCGACCTGGGCCGAGCCCGGCGGCTATATCAGGCTCGATGTCTATGAGGCACTGCGCGACGAGATCCTTGGTCAATTGCGTGCCGCCATGCCGGTGGATTGCGTGGTGCTTGGCCTGCATGGCGCGATGATCGCGCGCGGGCTTGAGGACTGCGAGGGCGATCTGCTAGCCCGCGTCCGCGAGATCGTCGGACCAGACGTCATCGTCGCCGCCGAACTCGACCCGCACAGCCAGCTGACCAGAAAGCGTGTCGCGGCGGCGGACATCCTGGCGGCCTTTCTCGAATTTCCGCATACCGATTTCGTCGAGCGCGCCGAGCATGTCGTCGAACTGGCATTGGCGGCAACGCGCGGCAGGATCAGGCCTCTGATCTCGACCTTCGATTGCCGGATGATCGATGTTTTCCCGACCAGCCGCGAGCCGATGCGCTCTTTCGTCGACCGCATGAAGGCGCTGCAAGGCAAGGATGGCATCCTGTCGGTGTCGCTGATCCATGGCTTCCTGGCCGGCGACGCCGCGGAGATGGGAACGCAGGTCATTGTCGTCAGCGACAATGACCGCGGCGCCGGCGATGCGCTGGCGGAACGGCTTGGCCATGAAGTGTTTTCCATGCGCGGCACAACCGCCATGAACAGCGTGACGGTCGGTGAGGCCATCGGCCGGGTCAAGGCCGGCGGCCATGGCGACAAGCCCTTCGTGCTTGCCGACATGTGGGACAATCCCGGTGGCGGCACCGCCGGCGACAACACCGCCCTGCTGCGCGCGCTGGTCGAGAGCGGCATCAAAAGTGCCGGCGTCGCCACCATCTGGGACCCGCAAGCGATCGCGCTGGCGCAAGGTGCCGGCGAAGGTACCGTGCTCGACATCCGCATCGGCGGCAAGACCAGCCTCGCCAGCGGCCAGCCCTTCGACGGCCTGTTCGAGGTCCGCCGGCTGGTGCCCGAAGCCTGGCAGTCGTTCGGCAAAAGCCTGGTGCCGCTCGGGCCGTCCGCCGTGCTCAGGCTGGCCGGCACGGAGATCGACATCATCATCAACACCAACCGCACGCAGACCTTCGAGCCTGACATTTTTTCCAATCTCGGCATCGATCCGTCGGCCAAGCAGATGCTGCTGGTCAAATCGACCAACCATTTCCATGCCGGCTTCGCGCCGGTTGCGCGCGAGATCATCTATGTGGCGGTCGAAGGCTGCTACCCGAACAATCCGCGCACCACCGACTACCGCCGGCTCAAGCGCGCGATCTGGCCGATCGTCGCCGATCCGTTCGAGGCCGATGAGGCGGCGGCCTGAGGCAATCCGGATGAACGAAGCGGAGGCGAGAGCGGATGCGGATTGATCTCCTTTTCAAGGGTGGCCGGCTGATCGATCCGGCGTCGGGGCTCGACGCCCCACGCGATCTCGCCATCGCCAATGGCCGCGTGGTCGCGGTCGAAAGCGACATTCCGACGGACCGCGCCACGCGCGTCATCGACGCCAGCGGCTGCGTTGTCACGCCCGGGCTGATCGACCTGCACAGCCACGTCTACTGGGGCGGCACATCACTCGGCGTCGATGCCGACCGCCTTGCCGCCAAGAGCGGCACCACGACCTTCATCGACGCCGGCAGCGCCGGCGCCGGCAATTTCCTCGGCTTCCGCCGCCATGTCATGGAGCGCTCGAAGGTGCGCATCCTGGCCTATGTCAACATTTCCTTTGCCGGCATCTTCGGGTTCTCGCAGACCGTTTCAGTTGGCGAGTGCAGCGACCTCGGGCTCTGCAACCCACGCGAGGTTGTCGCGGCGGCGCGCGAGCACCGCGATGTCGTCGTCGGCGTCAAGGTGCGTTCCGGGCGCCATGCCGGTGGCACCAGCGGCATCGCCCCGGTCGACCTGGCGCTGGAGGCCGCCGACCAGGCCGGCCTGCCGCTGATGGCGCATATCGACGAGCCGCCGCCCGGGCGTTCGGAAGTCCTGCCGCGTCTGCGCCGGGGCGACATTCTCACCCACTGTTTCCGGCCTTTCCCCAACGCGCCGGTCTTCGCCTCGGGCGCGGTGCGGCCAGACATGCGGCTGGCGCGCGAGCGCGGCGTCATCTTCGACATCGGCCATGGCATGGGCTCGTTCGATTTCGCCGTGGCCCGGGCGATGCTGGCCGAAGGGCTGGCGCCCGACGTGATCAGCAGCGACGTGCATCTCTACTGCGTCGACGGTCCGGCCTTCGACATTCTGGTGTGCATGTCAAAGCTGCTGGTGCTCGGCATGCCGTTGGTCGAGGTTCTGCGCGCGGCAACCCAAGCGCCGGCGCAAGCGATCGCGCGGCCTGACCTCGGCACGCTCGCGGTTGGCACCGTTGGCGACGTTGCCGTGCTGCGGCAGCGGCCAGGCCGTTTCACCTTTGTCGACGCCGTCGGTGCCTCGCTGGTTGCCGACCAGAGGCTGGTTTCGGAAGGCATCGCGATCGGCGGCACCTGGTGGCCGAACGAGGCGGACGACCACGACGAGACGGAGCGGTTCGAGGCGCATGCGGATGAGTCGCATGTCGCTGTCGCGGCCCGACATTTCGGGCATGGGCATGATTGAGGGCCTGTCCCGGGATCAGATGGATTCCAGCCCTCCTGCTTTGCCGCTACACTCGGCGAATCTCGGTGCTGCCCTCTCGCGCCGGACACGCGGCCGAGGAAAACGATGAATGTCGAATGAGGGCAATCCCAAGATAGTTCATGGCAGGACGCCGCAATCAGCGGCGATGCTGGCAAACGTCAAGCGAGCGATGGCGATCACCGCCCGGCTTAACCGCCTGACGTTCAACGATGCGGACGAAGTTCGCGCCTTGTTCAGCGAACTCATCGGCAAGCAGGTGGACGACAGCTTTTTGCTGATCCCGCCCTTCTATACCGCCGGCGGTGACGAAATCCGTATCGGGCGCAATGTCTTCGTCAACCAGAACTGCACGTTCTATGACCTTGGCGGGCTCGACATCGCCGACGACGTGATGATCGGGCCGAACGTGAGCATCATCACCACGGGCCATCCGCTTGAGCCGTCGCAGCGCCATGCCGTCACGATCGGAAAGCCTATTGTGATCGGGAAAAACGTCTGGATCGCGGCAGGCGCCACGATCATCGGCGGTGTGACGATAGGCGAGAACTCTGTTGTGGGCGCGGGTTCCGTGGTCACCAGGGATGTCCCCCCGAATACACTTGTCGGAGGGAATCCGGCGCGGGTCATTCGCTCGATTGGCGACGGCTGAAGGAGCCGCCGGACACGAGAGATGATGAGCGTCTGCTTTATCTGTCGGAGTTGCTGGGTGCGCCATAAACCGGCGTTGCAATGCCTTCCATCCGCGCCTTGATCTGCAGCGCCACGTATTTCGAATAGAAGCGCGACAGGGCAAGGTTGCCGCCCTGGAACCACAGCGCCTGTTGCGCCGTCGGCTTCCACATGTTGCGGAGCTCGCCTTGCCATGGCCCCGGATCGCCCTTCACGCCTGAACCAATCCCCCAGCACGGGCCGACCTTGTCGGCGACCTCGCGCGAGACGATGCCGGCCACCGTCTCGTTCATGGACTGATAGCCGGTGCAGGAGATGATGGCGTCGACGGCAAGCTCGGTGTCGTCCTCGAACAGGATGCCATCAGGCGTCAGCGATTTGATGGCGGTGCCGCCGCGCACGCCGATCTGGCCATCGATGATCAGTTCGGAGGCGCCGACATCGATGTAGTAGCCTGAGCCGGTGCGGTAGGCCTTCATCAACAGGCCGGTTTCGTCGTCGCCGAAGTCGATGGCAAAGCCGGCGCCGCGCAAGCGGTCGTAGAAGGCCGCGTCGCGCGCCTTGATCACTTCGTAGAGGGCCTGCTGGCTCTTCGGCAGCAGCGCGAAGGGCGTCGAGGCGACGATCATGTCGGCCTTCTCGGTCGTGATGCCGCGCGCAAGCGCATTCTCCGAAAAGATCTCGAAGCCGACTTCCATCAGCGTGTCGGACTTCACCACCGTGGTTGGCGAGCGCTGGATCATCGTCACCTTGGCGCCGCTTTCCCAGAGATCGACGCTGACATCATGTCCGGAGCTGGCGGCGCCGATGACGGCAACCTTCTTGCCGCGAAATTTCTCGCCGCTGGCATACTGGCTGGAATGCAGCAACTCGCCCTTGAATAGCTCGGCTCCCGGCAGATCGATCCGTCGCGGCGGGCCATAGGCGCCGGTAGCGAAGACGATGTGCTTCGGCTTCAGCGTGACGCGCTGGCCGACACGGTCCACCACCACGGTCCAGACCTTCCCGGCCTCGTCGTAGCTGGCGCTGACGCACTTGGTGGCGACCCAGTAGTTGAGCTCCATCACCCGCGTGTACATTTCCAGCCAGTCGCCCATCTTGTCCTTGGGCGTGAATACCGGCCAGTTTTCCGGAAACGGAATGTAGGGCAGATGGTCGTACCAGACCGGGTCGTGCAGCACGAGCGAGCGGTAGCGGTTGCGCCAGGAATCACCCGGCCGGGCATTCTTCTCGATGACGATGGTGGGCACGCCGAGCTGCCGCAGCCTTGCGCCCAGCATGATGCCGCCCTGGCCGCCGCCGATGACCAGGCAATAGGGCTGTTCGCTGCCGCCGAGCTCGCGCGTCTCGCGTGTCCTTGCCTCCGACCAGGTCTCGCGGTTGGGGTCGGCCTTGTGGCGCACGCCGAGGGGCCGCGCCGCGCCCTTGCGCTCCTCGAACCCCTTGAGGTCGGTCATCGCCGTGAACAGCGTCCGGCAGCGGCCGTCGCGCAGCCGCATGACGCCCTGGCCCCAGGCCGACGCGGTCTCGAAGCTGAACCAGGCCTCGATGGTGCCCTCGTCCGACACCGCTTCGCCGGTCAGTTGCCAGGCAGACGGGTTGGTTGCCGCAAGCGTGGCCTTCAGCATGTCCTCGATCGCCGCGCGGCCTTCCATGGTCTTGATGTTCCAGGTGAAGGTCAGGAGGTCACGCCAGTAGCACTCGTCGACGAAAAGGTTGCCGGCTGCGGCCACATCGCCTGTTTCGAGCGCCCGCGCTAGGGAATCAAGCCATGCGGTGGCCTGTTTCGATGGTGCCATGTCGAGCATTTTTTCCTTCATCCCTTTCAAATCGGTGCGACCGGATCTTTCCTTCTCCCCCTGTGGGAGAAGGTGGCCTCGCGAAGCGAGGTCGGATGAGGGGTGCTCCAGCTTGGCGATGCCGGCACTCAGTCCAACACCCCTCAACCGTCTCGGCGCTGCGCGCCGATTCTCCCACAGGGGGAGAAGGAAGAGCGCCCCTCAATCCCCCAGCGGCTCCATCTCCTTGCCGGTGCGGTGGATTTGGGCGTTGTACTTGATACGGCGGACGGTCTCGCGGGCCGCGCCATCGAGCTTGTAGGCGGTGGCCACTGCCAGCAAGTCGATCGCCGCGAGAAATGCGTAGCGCGAGGCCGTCGGCTTCAGCGTGTCGGGGTATTCTGCTACCGCCACCGTCAGCCGCACATCGCAGGCGCGGGCGAGGTCGGTATCGGGCGCGGTAACGCCGATCGCGTTGGCGCGGTAATGCTTGGCAAGCTCGACGGCCTCGATCACTTCGCGCGTGCGCCCAGTCGCCGAGAGGGCGATCACCAGGTCGTTGGGCTTCAGGGTCGAAGCGGTCATACGCATCAGATAGGGGTCGCACTGGGCGTTGACGGTGATGCCGTAGCGAAACAGCCGGTACTGGGTTTCCTGCGCCAGCGCGGAAGAACTGCCGCCGAGACCGAACACCGTGACCTGGCGCGCCCTGGCGATGAGCTCGGCGGCCTTCTGCAGCTGCGCCGGATCGATCTGACGCTCGGCTTCCTGCAGCGCCCGGCGCGCCTCGCCGAACACCGCGTTCCAGAACGGCATGCCGTTGTCGCCGCTGGTGACCGGAGGCTTGCTCAGATAGAGCGCGCCGACGACCAGGCTTTGCGCCAGCTTGAGCTTGAAATCACGCACGCCCTCGCAGCCAATGGCGCGGCAGAAGCGGGTCACTGTCGGTTCGCTGACGCCGGCGCGCTGGGCCAGGGCGGCGTTCGACGCGTCGACCGCGTATTTAACATCGTCGAGCACGACATCGGCGACGCGCCGCTCGGCTGGGCGCAATTCGGCGTAGGTGTCCTTGACCAGCGAGATGATGTCGGGGATGCGCCGGATGTGCTCGCGCCCATCGGCGTCGCTGTCCGATATCCCTGCCTGGCTATCAGCTTCGGTCATATGGTCGGGTCTCTCCATGCTTTGCGGACCGAAGCTCTTACCATGTTTGCAGGCCGGCGTTCCACGCGCTTGGAGGCGTCACAACTGCTGCGTGCCGCAAGGGTATGGCACCCGCTTTGCCCGCTCATCCCGACCGCAAGGCCCCGCCCTGTGTTTCACCGGCTTTCCCGCAGTATGTAGGAAAGCAACACGCATTTCAAGATAAAGAAAATCGTTATAAAACAGACAGATAAAAGACGATAGACGTTGACCTTGCTCTAAGCTGGCTGTCCGCGCTTGACAGGAAAGTAGGATAGTTACAGACTGATTTTATGCGGATGGATGACCATTGGATCATCCCGCAATCTCAAAGGGGCGCATGAACGTGGGCGATGCACCAACCCCGAAACTTGGCGTGCAGGCAGCGACCAAGATCTACCGCACGGCTTCCGGCGATCTGCTGGCGCTGGACCGCTGCAGCCTCGATGTCAGGGCCAATGAAATCGTCTCGATCGTCGGCCCGTCCGGCTGCGGCAAGACCACGCTTCTGTGGTCGATGTCAGGCCTGCACAGCCTGACCAGCGGCGAGATTCGTCTCGACGGCAAACCCATCTCGGGCCCGCATCCCGATATCGGCATCGTCTTCCAGGAAGCGAACCTGCTGCCGTGGCGCAATCTTGATGCCAACATTCGCTTTCCCTTCGAGATCAAGGGCGAGAAGCCCGACCGCGCCTGGATCGCGCATCTCCTGAACCGCGTCGGGCTGGATGGGTTCGGCGGCAAGTTCCCGCGCGAACTTTCGGGCGGCATGCAGCAGCGCGCGGCGATCGTGCGCGCGCTGGCGCTGAAACCCTCGGTGCTGCTGATGGACGAGCCGTTCGGCGCGCTCGACAGCTTTACCCGCGAGGAGATGAACCGGCTGGTCGAGGAGATCTGGCTCGATACCAAGACCACCATTGTCTTCATCACCCACAGCATCGAGGAAGCGATCTTCCTGTCCGACAGGGTGGTGGTGCTGAGCTTGCGGCCGGGACGTGTCGCCAAGGAATATCGCGTGCCGTTTCCAAGGCCGCGGTCACTGGAGATCATGGCGACGCGGGAGGTTTTCGATCTCACCAACCGGATCAAGATGGACATTGTCGGCGAACGCACGCGTCCTGAGGTAGCCGAGCGCACCACCGCTGAAATCGCGAGGATCAGGCCGTGAGCGACGCCATCCCGGAATTCTCGAAAACAAAGACCGGCGATGGCCATGAGGTCAGCCTGACCAACCTTTCCGCCTTCGCCAGCGGCCCCGGCATCAAGTCGGGCAAGGAAGTCGCCGCCATTCTGGCCGTGGCCGTGATCATCATCGGCGGCATCGAACTGGCGCTGCGGCTGTTGCTTGTGCCGCTCTACATCATGCCGCCGCCAAGCTCGATCGCCTATGCGCTGTTCGACGAGTTCCCGCTGATCGCGCCGCATCTGGGCTACACGCTGGTCGAACTGCTTTCGGGTTTCACCATCGGCGCCATCATCGGCCTGGTGCTGGCCGCCGTGATCACGCAATTCCCCTTCGCCGAGAAGATTGTCGCACCCTACATCCTGCTTCTGGTCACCACGCCGATGCTGGCGCTGGTGCCGCTTCTGATCCTGCGCTTCGGCTTCGGTTACACGCCGCGCATCATCGCGGTGGCGCTGGCGGCCGGGCCGATGGTGATGATCAACGCGGCCACCGGGTTCCGCCGTGTCGACAGCGCCAAGATCGCTTTGGCGCGGTCCTACGGCGCCAGCACCTTGCAGATTTTCTGGAAGATCCGCGCGCCGATGGCGCTGCCGATGATCCTGGTCGGGCTGATGATCGGCGCCATCTTCGGGCTGCTGACAGCGGTCGGCGCCGAAATGGTCGGCGGCGGTTTTGGCCTCGGCAACCGGCTGACCACCTATTCGTCGATGATCCAGATGCCGCAATTCTTCGCGGTGGTGCTGATCCTGTCGACGCTCGGCATCCTCATCTACGTCCTGTTCTTCCTGATCGGCAAGAAGTGGGCGAGCTGGGAGGCATAGGGACAACGACTTGACGCGGAAGCAGACAACGCCCGGGAGGCGGGCGGCAAGGCAAGACTGACAATCAACAAAAAAGGGGAATGCCATGACCAAAGAGAATTCCATCAGCCAGGCGGGAATCAGCCGCCGCTACTTCCTGCAGGTCACCGGCGCCGGGCTGGTGACGGCGACCGCGCTCGGCGCATCGGGCCTCAGGGCCAAGGCCGAGCCCTACGGCAAGTTCACCTGGATCTCGCCGCGCGGCACGCTTGAAGTGCTCGACGACTATCCCTACTGGGCGGCCAAGAAGGCTGGCTATTTCGACGGGCTCGACACCGACATGCAGCCGGGTCCATCGGACGGCACGGCGACCGTGAAGTTCGTCGATGTCGGCCAGGCCGACATGGGCTTTCCGTCGCCCGGCGTGTTCTCCTTCGCCATCCAGAACGGCATGAAGCTGAAGTCGGTGTTCCACATGGGCGCCCGCGACACGTTCAGCATCGCCTTCCGCAAGGGCGAGGGCTCGAACGACCTGAAGAAGCTGGAAGGCAAGACCATCCTGCTCGGCTCGGCCGCCTGGCAGTCGATCACCGATCCGCTGCTGGCCGCGCAAGGCGTCGACATCAAGAAGGTGAAATATGTCGAGGCCGGCTGGCCGACCTGGGGCACGGCATTGGCTGGCGGCCAGGGCGACGCGGCGCTGGCCTGGGAAGGCCTGCGCGCCGAGTGGATCGCCAAGGGCCTCGACTTCGAATACTGGCTCGGCGTGAAGAATTCGAAACTGCCGGCTAACACCTTTGTCGTGCGCGCCGCCGATCTCGCGGACCCGGACCGCAAGGCGTTCCTGGAAAAGTACCTGCGCGGCTGGGCCATGGGCCTCGAATTCGGCTACCAGAACCCGCGCGCGGCGGTCGAAGCCGTGTTCGAGCAATTCCCGACGCTGGCCAAGAATCTCGGGCCGGAACTCGGCACGACATCGATCCTGCAGCAGATCAATGTCTTCCGTGGCGACATGGACAAGCGCGGCGGCTGGGGCTCGCACGACATGGCGAGCTGGCAGGGCTTCTTCGACGAGATCCACAAGATCGGCCAGATCACCAGCCCGGTGAAGGCAGAGGATGTCTGCAGCAACGAGCTGATCGAGGCGGCCAATGCTTTCGACAAGGCCAAGGTCAAGGCCGATGCCGATGGCGTCAAACTGTCGGAGGGCTTTGCCGCGCTCGATGTCGAGAAGATCAAGGCGCATCTGTTCGACTCGGCAATCAAGTAAGGGCGCAAGATTGGGCAATGTCGGCTCCGCCCCTCATTGCCCTGCCGGGCATTTCTCCCCGTTTAGGGACGGGGAGAAAGACGCTGCCATCGATGGCTTCGCCAATCGCCGGCACTGCAAGAAGGCGCCAACATCGCGGTCATCTCCCTTCTCCCCGTCACTATACGGGGAGAAGGTGCCGGCAGGCGGATGAGGGGCAGCGCAAACCTAAAATGATTGCCTTAGGCAATTGTTCAATGCGGGCGGTGGCGCAGTTGCCGTCCAAGATTCAATCAAAACTTGGGAGCTCGTGGTGGCCGAAAAAGTAAAAGTGCTGGTGGTTGGCCTGGGCAATATGGGCGCGTCGCATGCCAGCGCCTATCACA contains the following coding sequences:
- a CDS encoding isoprenylcysteine carboxylmethyltransferase family protein yields the protein MTYASLKPASEAFLQHKRIIFVRVAAVLAVVLLFCAKPALIEGSDGHEMLEFIGLSLVLVCVAGRLWSILYVGGKKNQELVSKGPFSITQNPLYFFSTVGAFGIGLIYGSVLAAVALGLASFVIFSVTARKEAEFLFGKFGPAYLAYAQRTPRFWPNPLLYRDQDEIQFSTRALRRTFYDGLYFLALFPAIEAVEYLRASGLFPALLTLY
- a CDS encoding SDR family NAD(P)-dependent oxidoreductase; this encodes MIDFGGRNVIVTGAGGGVGGALVEILSACGARVIAADRDEMDLTASGIAEAHHFDLLDDKAVEDFATRVSRDAAPAAVISNAGWTRAETLADVSTAALDHEMDLNFRSAALLSKALLPAMRNQPLGAAFVFISSVNAQAHFGNPAYAAAKAALNAWMRAIATEEGRNNIRANAVVPGSIRTGAWEHRLAGKPEIMATVGKLYPLGRLVEPAEVARAAAFLASPFASGITGTTLNVDAGLMAGNLPFLDQIGG
- a CDS encoding RidA family protein; its protein translation is MPKQCFGTSHVPLSPAVRAGDFVYISGQVPVGGDGLVVKGGISEQTEQVLANVTAALALAGCTMDDVVKTTVWLEDARDFGAFNVVYARHFPKNPPARTTVESRLMIDIKIEVEAVAYRPV
- a CDS encoding M81 family metallopeptidase, producing MRVFTASLATETNTFSPVSTDRSSFEMAFYAPPGKHPETPTLCSAPIPVLRRRAKAEGFTLIEGTATWAEPGGYIRLDVYEALRDEILGQLRAAMPVDCVVLGLHGAMIARGLEDCEGDLLARVREIVGPDVIVAAELDPHSQLTRKRVAAADILAAFLEFPHTDFVERAEHVVELALAATRGRIRPLISTFDCRMIDVFPTSREPMRSFVDRMKALQGKDGILSVSLIHGFLAGDAAEMGTQVIVVSDNDRGAGDALAERLGHEVFSMRGTTAMNSVTVGEAIGRVKAGGHGDKPFVLADMWDNPGGGTAGDNTALLRALVESGIKSAGVATIWDPQAIALAQGAGEGTVLDIRIGGKTSLASGQPFDGLFEVRRLVPEAWQSFGKSLVPLGPSAVLRLAGTEIDIIINTNRTQTFEPDIFSNLGIDPSAKQMLLVKSTNHFHAGFAPVAREIIYVAVEGCYPNNPRTTDYRRLKRAIWPIVADPFEADEAAA
- a CDS encoding amidohydrolase/deacetylase family metallohydrolase, with amino-acid sequence MRIDLLFKGGRLIDPASGLDAPRDLAIANGRVVAVESDIPTDRATRVIDASGCVVTPGLIDLHSHVYWGGTSLGVDADRLAAKSGTTTFIDAGSAGAGNFLGFRRHVMERSKVRILAYVNISFAGIFGFSQTVSVGECSDLGLCNPREVVAAAREHRDVVVGVKVRSGRHAGGTSGIAPVDLALEAADQAGLPLMAHIDEPPPGRSEVLPRLRRGDILTHCFRPFPNAPVFASGAVRPDMRLARERGVIFDIGHGMGSFDFAVARAMLAEGLAPDVISSDVHLYCVDGPAFDILVCMSKLLVLGMPLVEVLRAATQAPAQAIARPDLGTLAVGTVGDVAVLRQRPGRFTFVDAVGASLVADQRLVSEGIAIGGTWWPNEADDHDETERFEAHADESHVAVAARHFGHGHD
- a CDS encoding sugar O-acetyltransferase, whose protein sequence is MSNEGNPKIVHGRTPQSAAMLANVKRAMAITARLNRLTFNDADEVRALFSELIGKQVDDSFLLIPPFYTAGGDEIRIGRNVFVNQNCTFYDLGGLDIADDVMIGPNVSIITTGHPLEPSQRHAVTIGKPIVIGKNVWIAAGATIIGGVTIGENSVVGAGSVVTRDVPPNTLVGGNPARVIRSIGDG
- a CDS encoding NAD(P)/FAD-dependent oxidoreductase, which codes for MLDMAPSKQATAWLDSLARALETGDVAAAGNLFVDECYWRDLLTFTWNIKTMEGRAAIEDMLKATLAATNPSAWQLTGEAVSDEGTIEAWFSFETASAWGQGVMRLRDGRCRTLFTAMTDLKGFEERKGAARPLGVRHKADPNRETWSEARTRETRELGGSEQPYCLVIGGGQGGIMLGARLRQLGVPTIVIEKNARPGDSWRNRYRSLVLHDPVWYDHLPYIPFPENWPVFTPKDKMGDWLEMYTRVMELNYWVATKCVSASYDEAGKVWTVVVDRVGQRVTLKPKHIVFATGAYGPPRRIDLPGAELFKGELLHSSQYASGEKFRGKKVAVIGAASSGHDVSVDLWESGAKVTMIQRSPTTVVKSDTLMEVGFEIFSENALARGITTEKADMIVASTPFALLPKSQQALYEVIKARDAAFYDRLRGAGFAIDFGDDETGLLMKAYRTGSGYYIDVGASELIIDGQIGVRGGTAIKSLTPDGILFEDDTELAVDAIISCTGYQSMNETVAGIVSREVADKVGPCWGIGSGVKGDPGPWQGELRNMWKPTAQQALWFQGGNLALSRFYSKYVALQIKARMEGIATPVYGAPSNSDR